From one Pseudomonas sp. S35 genomic stretch:
- the treP gene encoding PTS system trehalose-specific EIIBC component — translation MSHDYSTIAHEILENLGGRDNLEQAAHCVTRLRLALKDPSLVNASALNQVDLVKGSFFTGGLFQVVIGPGEVEKVYAALREQTGLAASTIADVKKAGGDKTNPMQRLVRVFSDVFMPILPALIIAGLLMGINNLMGAKGMFIEGKTLLEAYPNLDGLWSLINLMANTSFVFLPALVGWSAAKRFGGSEILGIVLGLMLVHPDLLNAWNYGKAVAGLDGQSLPYFDIFGWFKIEKVGYQGQILPILMAAYVMSVIEKWLRARVPNAIQLLVVPITTIVVTGVLALAIIGPVTRHLGILITEGVVTLFDLAPMLGGAIFGLLYAPLVITGMHHMFLAVDLQLISTQGGTFIWPMIVMSNLAQGSAALAVFYMTRNARDKSMASTSAISAYFGITEPAMFGVNLRFKFPFYAALLGSALGSIFLSLNKVTASAIGVGGLPGFISIIPQFIPSFVIGMVIAMVVPFVLTCALSMKIVRPGYRVA, via the coding sequence ATGAGCCACGACTATTCGACTATTGCCCACGAGATTCTTGAGAACCTCGGAGGGCGCGACAACCTTGAGCAAGCCGCCCATTGCGTAACCCGCCTGCGCCTGGCGCTCAAGGACCCCAGCCTGGTCAACGCCAGTGCGTTGAACCAGGTCGATCTGGTCAAGGGCTCGTTCTTCACCGGCGGCTTGTTCCAGGTCGTGATCGGCCCCGGCGAGGTGGAAAAAGTCTACGCCGCCCTGCGCGAGCAGACTGGCTTGGCCGCCTCGACCATTGCCGATGTGAAGAAAGCCGGCGGCGACAAGACCAACCCCATGCAACGCCTGGTGCGCGTGTTCTCCGATGTGTTCATGCCGATCCTGCCCGCGCTGATCATTGCCGGCCTGTTGATGGGCATCAACAACCTGATGGGCGCCAAGGGCATGTTCATCGAGGGCAAGACGTTGCTGGAGGCCTATCCGAACCTGGATGGCCTGTGGAGCCTGATCAACCTGATGGCCAATACCTCGTTCGTGTTCCTGCCGGCGTTGGTGGGTTGGTCGGCGGCCAAGCGGTTTGGCGGCAGTGAAATCCTCGGCATCGTGCTCGGCCTGATGCTGGTGCACCCGGACCTGCTCAATGCCTGGAACTACGGCAAGGCCGTGGCAGGGCTCGACGGCCAGAGCCTGCCGTATTTCGATATTTTCGGCTGGTTCAAAATTGAAAAGGTCGGCTACCAGGGGCAGATTCTGCCGATCCTGATGGCGGCCTATGTGATGAGCGTGATCGAGAAATGGCTGCGTGCCCGCGTGCCGAATGCCATTCAGTTGCTGGTCGTGCCGATTACCACCATCGTCGTCACCGGCGTGCTGGCGCTGGCAATCATCGGCCCGGTGACCCGTCACCTCGGCATCCTGATCACCGAAGGTGTAGTCACCCTGTTTGACCTGGCGCCCATGCTCGGCGGGGCGATTTTCGGCCTGCTGTATGCGCCGCTGGTGATCACGGGCATGCACCACATGTTCCTCGCTGTGGACCTGCAACTGATCTCCACCCAGGGCGGCACTTTTATCTGGCCGATGATCGTGATGTCCAACCTGGCCCAGGGCAGCGCCGCCCTCGCCGTGTTCTACATGACCCGCAATGCGCGGGACAAAAGCATGGCCTCGACCTCGGCGATTTCCGCGTACTTCGGCATTACTGAGCCAGCGATGTTCGGGGTGAACCTGCGCTTCAAATTCCCCTTTTACGCCGCATTGCTCGGCTCGGCGCTGGGCAGCATTTTCCTCTCGCTGAACAAGGTGACGGCTTCGGCTATCGGCGTCGGTGGCTTGCCTGGGTTTATCTCGATCATCCCGCAGTTCATCCCGAGTTTTGTGATCGGGATGGTGATTGCGATGGTGGTGCCGTTTGTTTTGACCTGTGCGTTGAGCATGAAGATTGTTCGGCCCGGTTATCGGGTTGCCTGA
- the treR gene encoding trehalose operon repressor: protein MSKYNQIYTDLLASITTERLQRGTRLPSETELMDSYQASRGTVRRAIEQLQERGFAQKIHGKGTFVLSPNPIEFQLGGIVSFHETHADLGDDVRTDVVEFTQFPLEGALLQHIEAEPGTLITRIKRVRRIGGKRVILDINHFVADLIPGLDQTIAEQSIYAFIEQTLQLHISYAQRTIEALPRSKDDQAHLDLDGQSHVIVVSNQTFLQDGRQFEYTESRHTLDKFYFSDIARR from the coding sequence ATGAGCAAATACAACCAGATCTACACGGATCTGCTTGCCAGCATCACCACCGAACGCCTGCAACGCGGTACGCGCCTTCCTTCCGAAACCGAATTGATGGACAGCTACCAGGCCAGCCGTGGCACCGTGCGTCGCGCCATCGAGCAGTTGCAGGAGCGCGGCTTCGCGCAAAAAATTCATGGTAAGGGCACGTTCGTGCTGTCCCCCAACCCGATTGAATTTCAACTGGGCGGCATCGTCAGCTTCCACGAAACCCACGCCGACCTGGGCGATGACGTACGCACTGATGTAGTCGAATTCACCCAGTTCCCGCTGGAAGGCGCATTGCTGCAACACATCGAAGCCGAGCCCGGCACACTGATCACGCGGATCAAACGGGTACGGCGCATTGGCGGCAAACGGGTGATCCTCGACATCAACCACTTCGTCGCCGACCTGATTCCCGGCCTGGACCAGACGATTGCCGAACAGTCGATCTACGCGTTTATCGAGCAAACCTTGCAACTGCACATCAGCTACGCCCAACGCACCATTGAAGCCCTGCCCCGCAGCAAGGACGACCAGGCACACCTCGACCTCGACGGCCAAAGCCATGTGATCGTGGTGAGTAACCAGACGTTTTTGCAGGACGGGCGGCAGTTCGAGTACACCGAGTCGCGGCATACGCTGGATAAGTTTTACTTTTCGGATATTGCTCGGCGCTGA